A portion of the Gammaproteobacteria bacterium genome contains these proteins:
- the mfd gene encoding transcription-repair coupling factor, whose product MDRFARKNLFTAEVPKRPGERRVWGRLYGSSKALAIRIAVERNDVPLIVVTADSLTANRMQNELQFFSTSNNTLPIISFPDWETLPYDQFSPYRDITSERLATLTRAPMLTAGILIVPVSTLMHRLAPRHYVDANSLHLSIGDRLEIDQFRQRLGRGGYCRVSQVMEHGDFAVRGSLIDIFPMGSDLPYRIDLFDEEVEGIRLFDPETQRSQEKINSICILPAHEFPLTKEAIGLFRSQWRMHFEGNATECPIYRDVSHGLAPAGIEYYLSLFFHETHTLLDYLPQQCVVVIDDGVEQASNAFWEDIRERYEQGRHDGERPLLPPREIFLDPSELASAMGNFPQLLLRTGSNDESPSAVNYAVSPPKPLPIDARATDPLAVLKRFLDEFNGRVLFVAESSGRRETLLELLSEHDLRPQLFDTWSAFVMDAAPLGMTVAPLEQGTQLDDPVIAIISETQLFGERAMQRRLRRRTQRDVDSIVRNLTELSAGAPVVHEEHGVGRYQGLVTLEVNDVRAEFICVEYARGDKLYVPVSSLHLISRYTGVDAEHAPLHRLGSAHWQRAKRKAAERAFDVAAELLELHARRAARGGFSYTIDEDAYRAFAHTFPFEETPDQMAAIQAVLSDMQDDKPMDRLICGDPGFGKTEVAMRAAFVAVQDGKQVALLAPTTLLVQQHHQNFLDRFADWPVRIEQLSRFRSHKEQDSVINALATGSVDIVIGTHKLFRETIKFKRLGLVVIDEEHRFGVRQKEKFKALRAEVDLLTLTATPIPRTLNMALSGLRELSIIATPPSGRLAVKTFVREWNAPLVREAVLREIKRGGQVYFLHNEVQSIEKMAKRLESLIPEARVCIAHGQMREKELEQVMLDFYHRRVNVLVCTTIVESGIDVPTANTIVINRADKFGLAQLYQLRGRVGRAHHRAYAYLTVPARNVMTADAQKRLQAIESLEDLGVGFTLATHDLEIRGAGEILGAEQSGHIQEIGFGLYMDLLERAVQALQAGRQPELDRPLDHGTEIDLHIPALLPEDYLPDVHMRLIMYKRIANARNDDELTDLQVEMIDRFGLLPEPAKNLFRITALKLKATPMGIHKIDLGKDGGRVRFQPCPAIDPMRVMKLIQLHPQTYKLDGQDRLRVMKELPDGNLRIELLTDLLDQLETRDAA is encoded by the coding sequence TGCAATACGCATCGCTGTAGAGCGCAACGACGTCCCCCTCATTGTCGTCACGGCGGATAGCCTGACTGCAAATCGTATGCAGAATGAACTTCAATTCTTTTCTACTAGCAATAATACATTGCCCATCATCTCTTTCCCGGATTGGGAAACGCTGCCGTATGATCAGTTTTCGCCTTATAGAGATATCACTTCGGAACGCCTTGCAACACTAACGCGGGCGCCGATGCTAACTGCTGGCATCTTGATAGTGCCCGTGTCCACGCTGATGCACCGATTGGCACCGCGTCACTATGTCGATGCCAACAGCCTACACCTATCGATCGGGGATCGGTTAGAGATCGATCAATTTCGCCAACGCCTGGGTCGTGGCGGGTACTGCCGTGTTTCACAAGTTATGGAACACGGTGACTTCGCAGTACGTGGATCGCTTATCGACATCTTTCCTATGGGGAGTGACCTACCGTATCGCATCGATCTTTTCGACGAGGAAGTAGAAGGTATCCGTTTGTTTGATCCGGAAACGCAGCGCTCCCAAGAGAAGATCAATTCCATATGCATATTGCCCGCTCACGAGTTTCCTCTAACGAAGGAAGCAATAGGTCTCTTTCGGTCGCAGTGGCGAATGCATTTTGAAGGCAACGCTACCGAATGCCCGATATATAGAGATGTGAGTCACGGCCTTGCGCCGGCGGGGATTGAATACTATCTCTCATTGTTTTTTCATGAGACCCATACGTTATTGGACTACCTGCCTCAACAATGTGTGGTTGTAATTGATGATGGTGTGGAGCAGGCGAGTAACGCGTTCTGGGAGGACATTCGAGAGCGTTACGAACAGGGACGGCATGATGGTGAGCGGCCATTGCTTCCTCCGCGGGAGATATTCTTAGATCCATCGGAGCTTGCGAGCGCGATGGGAAACTTCCCACAGCTGTTACTCCGCACCGGGTCAAACGATGAGTCGCCTAGCGCTGTCAACTATGCGGTTAGCCCGCCCAAGCCGCTTCCAATTGATGCGCGCGCAACTGATCCGTTGGCTGTATTAAAACGCTTCCTGGATGAATTCAACGGTCGCGTACTATTTGTTGCGGAGTCCAGTGGAAGGCGAGAGACCTTGTTGGAGCTCTTGTCCGAACATGACCTTAGGCCCCAGCTATTCGACACCTGGTCGGCGTTTGTCATGGATGCTGCGCCACTTGGGATGACGGTTGCACCGCTAGAACAAGGAACCCAACTCGATGATCCAGTAATTGCCATTATCAGCGAGACTCAGCTCTTTGGGGAACGCGCTATGCAGCGCAGGCTGCGTAGGCGAACGCAGCGCGATGTTGACAGTATTGTTCGTAATCTGACGGAACTGAGCGCAGGCGCTCCCGTTGTCCACGAAGAGCACGGGGTAGGACGCTACCAAGGGTTGGTCACGCTGGAGGTGAATGATGTCAGGGCAGAGTTCATCTGCGTCGAATACGCTCGCGGAGACAAACTTTATGTGCCGGTATCCTCTCTACATCTGATCAGTCGATACACGGGTGTAGATGCTGAGCACGCGCCTTTGCATAGGCTGGGCAGTGCACATTGGCAGCGAGCTAAACGAAAGGCTGCAGAACGTGCTTTTGACGTCGCGGCTGAACTTTTGGAACTGCACGCACGTCGTGCGGCGCGCGGCGGGTTCAGCTATACAATCGATGAGGATGCTTACCGGGCGTTCGCTCATACTTTCCCCTTTGAGGAAACTCCGGATCAGATGGCCGCCATTCAAGCAGTCCTATCCGATATGCAGGATGACAAGCCCATGGATCGCCTGATCTGTGGAGACCCGGGCTTCGGCAAAACCGAGGTTGCCATGCGAGCTGCATTCGTAGCCGTGCAGGATGGAAAACAGGTTGCCCTGTTGGCGCCGACCACGCTGCTTGTTCAACAGCATCATCAGAATTTCTTGGACCGTTTTGCGGATTGGCCTGTTCGCATCGAGCAGTTGTCGAGGTTTCGCTCGCACAAGGAACAGGATAGCGTCATCAATGCACTCGCCACGGGCTCCGTCGACATCGTCATCGGAACGCACAAGCTTTTTCGGGAAACCATCAAGTTTAAACGGCTTGGCCTTGTTGTGATCGACGAAGAACACCGTTTCGGTGTGCGCCAAAAGGAAAAATTCAAGGCGCTGCGTGCGGAAGTGGACCTGCTAACGCTCACTGCGACCCCTATTCCTCGCACTCTCAACATGGCACTGTCTGGATTGCGCGAGCTTTCTATTATAGCAACGCCACCATCGGGCCGTTTGGCTGTGAAGACATTCGTGCGGGAATGGAATGCCCCCCTTGTTCGGGAAGCCGTGTTACGAGAAATTAAGCGAGGGGGACAGGTATATTTTCTCCATAACGAAGTTCAGTCCATCGAGAAAATGGCAAAGCGGTTAGAATCGCTGATTCCTGAGGCCCGCGTATGTATCGCCCATGGGCAGATGCGTGAGAAGGAACTTGAGCAGGTGATGCTGGATTTTTATCATCGCAGGGTCAACGTACTCGTATGCACTACCATCGTTGAATCAGGAATCGATGTTCCGACAGCCAATACGATTGTTATTAATCGCGCGGATAAATTCGGGCTGGCGCAGCTATACCAGCTGCGCGGCCGTGTTGGACGCGCTCACCATCGCGCCTATGCATATCTAACGGTGCCAGCGCGTAACGTGATGACCGCCGATGCGCAAAAGCGGCTCCAGGCCATAGAGTCGCTCGAAGATTTAGGCGTAGGGTTCACCCTAGCCACCCATGATCTTGAGATCCGGGGTGCAGGTGAGATTTTAGGTGCAGAACAGAGTGGCCATATCCAAGAGATTGGTTTTGGGCTTTATATGGATCTTCTTGAGCGTGCGGTACAGGCGTTGCAGGCCGGCCGTCAGCCGGAATTGGATCGGCCGCTCGATCACGGCACGGAGATCGACCTGCACATCCCCGCGCTGCTGCCCGAGGATTATCTGCCTGACGTTCATATGCGCCTTATTATGTATAAACGTATTGCAAACGCTCGGAATGATGACGAATTGACTGATTTGCAGGTAGAAATGATTGATCGGTTTGGATTGTTGCCAGAGCCGGCGAAGAATCTGTTCCGCATTACAGCCTTAAAACTCAAAGCAACGCCGATGGGCATCCATAAGATCGACTTGGGCAAAGACGGGGGACGAGTCCGTTTCCAACCATGCCCCGCGATCGATCCTATGCGGGTAATGAAATTGATCCAATTGCACCCACAGACCTATAAACTGGATGGGCAGGATAGGTTGCGTGTCATGAAAGAGTTACCTGATGGCAATTTGCGCATAGAGCTGCTAACGGACCTGCTCGACCAGTTGGAAACGCGAGACGCCGCATGA